The proteins below come from a single Xenopus tropicalis strain Nigerian chromosome 9, UCB_Xtro_10.0, whole genome shotgun sequence genomic window:
- the LOC116407506 gene encoding serine/threonine-protein kinase N1-like: MPRSLENFNLGKVLGEGTFGKVFLAEYKDTKQLCAIKTLKKERIIAKNDIKSVFKEKRILQKVTSAEHPFLVSLYATFQSENHLFFVMEYLPGGDLCHLLEHQGAFEESKAMFYTACIVLGLEELHRNNIVHRDLKLENLMVDVHGYLKIVDFGLSKDGNVCYNCKAYKGIVGVDLDDIYIYIYLCMCSMYASS; encoded by the exons ATGCCCAGATCTCTGGAAAACTTCAATCTGGGAAAAGTATTGGGTGAAGGCACCTTTGGAAAG GTGTTCCTGGCAGAGTACAAGGACACAAAACAACTGTGTGCCATAAAGACCCTCAAGAAAGAGAGGATTATTGCCAAGAATGATATCAAGAG TGTATTCAAGGAGAAGCGAATCCTTCAGAAGGTTACCAGCGCAGAGCACCCATTCCTGGTTTCCTTATACGCCACATTCCAGAGTGAGAATCACCTCTTTTTTGTAATGGAATATCTTCCTGGAGGTGATCTGTGCCATCTGCTCGAGCATCAAGGAGCATTTGAGGAATCAAAAGCCAT GTTTTACACTGCCTGTATAGTGCTCGGCCTGGAGGAATTGCACCGGAACAATATTGTTCATAG aGATCTGAAACTGGAAAATCTAATGGTGGATGTACATGGCTATCTGAAAATCGTGGATTTTGGCCTGAGCAAAGATGGTAACGTTTGTTATAATTGCAAAGCATATAAGGGAATAGTTGGGGTTGATttggatgatatatatatatatatatatctgtgtatgtgcAGTATGTATGCAAGCAGCTGA